From Bacillus pumilus, one genomic window encodes:
- a CDS encoding MinD/ParA family protein, translating to MMKPDQAEGLRKLVQQNQTITPAPLGISKQAKTIAVMSGKGGVGKSNLTLNMALSIANAGKRVLVIDLDFGMGNIDILLGKTSTSSILDVLVRKESIRAAMTQGTNNLYYISGGSGLEQLFSLDKDQWSFFLEEMERMIYDFDCIFFDMGAGLSKDQLPFVLSAGEVVVVTTPEPTSIMDAYSAIKHLAIHQFEQSVQIIVNRCKTSSEGSETYRKLAGVVTSFLHRKLVFAGAVPDDPAVPKAVAEQIPFYIKQPHSRLSKTIKMLAETLYQQQIREAQREQHTFIDKLSSFFKRRKVDS from the coding sequence ATGATGAAGCCCGACCAAGCAGAAGGTTTAAGAAAGCTCGTTCAGCAGAATCAAACGATTACACCAGCTCCTCTTGGTATAAGCAAACAGGCAAAAACCATTGCTGTCATGAGCGGTAAAGGCGGAGTAGGAAAATCAAATTTGACGCTGAATATGGCACTGTCTATCGCAAATGCAGGCAAGCGAGTGTTAGTCATCGACCTTGATTTTGGTATGGGGAATATTGATATTTTACTAGGAAAAACATCGACTAGCTCTATATTAGATGTTCTTGTCAGGAAGGAATCTATCCGAGCAGCTATGACACAAGGAACGAACAACCTTTATTACATTTCTGGCGGAAGCGGACTTGAACAGCTGTTTTCTTTAGATAAAGATCAATGGTCGTTCTTTCTAGAGGAAATGGAAAGAATGATCTACGACTTTGATTGTATCTTCTTTGATATGGGTGCCGGCTTGTCAAAAGATCAACTGCCTTTTGTTTTATCAGCAGGAGAAGTTGTGGTTGTGACAACGCCAGAACCAACATCGATCATGGATGCTTACAGCGCAATTAAACACTTAGCTATTCATCAGTTTGAACAATCTGTGCAAATCATTGTCAACCGGTGTAAAACCTCGTCAGAAGGGTCTGAAACCTACCGGAAATTAGCAGGAGTGGTCACATCATTTCTACACAGAAAACTAGTATTTGCTGGTGCTGTGCCAGATGATCCTGCGGTTCCTAAAGCAGTGGCTGAACAAATTCCATTTTATATCAAGCAGCCTCACTCAAGGCTGAGTAAAACGATCAAGATGCTGGCAGAAACACTTTATCAACAGCAGATAAGAGAGGCACAGAGAGAGCAGCATACGTTTATAGATAAGTTGTCCTCTTTTTTTAAAAGGAGGAAGGTGGACTCATGA
- the flhA gene encoding flagellar biosynthesis protein FlhA encodes MAARDLSVLFSVILIVAMLVIPFPPMLLSILIIINISLALIVLLTTMNMQEPLQFSIFPSLLLLLTLFRLGLNISTTRSILSTGDAGKVVETFGSFVVGGNILVGLVVFLILIIIQFVVITKGAERVSEVAARFTLDAMPGKQMSIDADLNAGMLTESEARNRREKVAREADFYGAMDGASKFVKGDAIAGIIIVIINIIFGIIIGMLQQGMSIQESASHFTLLTVGDGIVSQIPALLISTATGIVVTRAASNGNLGSDITEQLFAFPAMLYVTAGTIFLLGLFTPIGVLLTGPIAGLLALGAYLMSKNKQDQEEIEEVLEEQAEVEEMKSPESVIHLLQMDAIEFEFGYGLIPLADANQGGDLLDRIVMIRRQLALELGLVIPVVRIRDNIALNPNEYRLKIKGNEVAKGELLLDHYLAMSPTPDDDPIEGIETIEPSFGLPAKWISEAEKDQAEMLGYTVVDPASVVSTHITEKIRQNTHELLGRQETKQLIDHLKESYPVLVDEVTPNPLAVGDIQKVLAKLLKEKVSIRNLVTIFETLADYGKLTTDTDLLTEYVRQALARQITAQYARENESLKVVTCSGRVEKVIADSVQQTEHGNYLSLDPESSESVIQSVAREIEQLSLRQETPVLLCSPPIRMYVKQLLERYFPDLPVLSYNELEANVEVQSIGVVDI; translated from the coding sequence ATGGCAGCAAGAGATTTATCTGTTTTATTCAGTGTTATTTTAATTGTGGCGATGCTGGTCATACCATTTCCGCCAATGCTATTAAGTATTTTAATCATTATTAATATATCTCTTGCGCTTATCGTGCTTCTCACCACAATGAACATGCAAGAACCACTGCAATTTTCAATATTTCCATCATTGCTTTTGCTCTTAACGCTGTTCCGCTTAGGGCTTAACATCTCTACAACACGATCTATCCTATCAACTGGAGACGCTGGAAAGGTTGTAGAAACGTTTGGTTCATTTGTTGTTGGAGGAAATATACTCGTTGGTCTGGTGGTCTTCCTTATTCTGATCATCATTCAATTTGTTGTCATTACCAAAGGGGCTGAGCGTGTTTCAGAGGTTGCGGCAAGATTTACCCTCGATGCGATGCCAGGGAAACAAATGAGTATTGATGCAGATTTAAATGCAGGGATGCTGACAGAAAGTGAAGCGAGAAATCGCCGTGAAAAAGTAGCGAGAGAAGCAGACTTTTATGGTGCGATGGATGGGGCAAGTAAGTTCGTCAAAGGAGATGCCATCGCAGGTATTATCATCGTCATTATTAATATTATTTTTGGGATTATTATTGGGATGCTTCAGCAAGGAATGTCGATTCAAGAATCAGCTTCCCACTTTACATTATTAACGGTAGGAGACGGGATTGTTTCACAAATTCCTGCACTTCTCATTTCAACAGCGACAGGGATTGTCGTCACAAGGGCTGCTTCTAATGGGAACCTTGGGTCAGATATCACTGAACAGCTGTTTGCATTCCCAGCTATGCTTTACGTCACAGCAGGTACGATCTTCCTTCTTGGGTTGTTTACTCCAATCGGCGTACTTTTGACAGGACCGATCGCAGGTTTACTTGCCCTCGGTGCATACTTGATGTCAAAAAACAAACAGGATCAAGAAGAAATAGAAGAGGTACTAGAGGAACAGGCAGAGGTAGAAGAGATGAAAAGTCCAGAAAGTGTCATTCACCTTCTCCAAATGGATGCCATTGAATTTGAGTTTGGCTATGGCTTGATTCCGCTAGCCGATGCAAATCAAGGCGGTGACCTGTTAGACCGAATTGTGATGATCCGAAGGCAGCTTGCCCTTGAACTAGGTCTTGTGATTCCAGTTGTCCGAATTCGAGACAACATTGCACTTAACCCAAATGAATATCGACTCAAAATAAAAGGGAACGAAGTGGCAAAAGGCGAGCTGCTGCTTGATCACTACTTAGCGATGTCTCCTACGCCTGATGATGATCCGATTGAAGGAATTGAAACAATCGAGCCATCCTTTGGTCTTCCGGCTAAATGGATCTCAGAAGCAGAAAAAGATCAGGCTGAGATGCTCGGCTATACGGTTGTAGATCCTGCATCTGTTGTGTCTACTCACATCACAGAGAAGATTAGACAAAACACACACGAACTGCTCGGACGTCAAGAAACGAAGCAATTAATCGATCATCTGAAAGAAAGTTATCCTGTGTTAGTGGATGAGGTGACCCCAAATCCACTAGCTGTTGGTGATATTCAAAAAGTGTTGGCAAAACTGTTGAAAGAAAAGGTTTCTATTCGAAATCTTGTCACCATTTTTGAGACGCTTGCAGACTACGGAAAATTAACGACGGATACAGATTTGTTAACAGAGTATGTCAGACAGGCGCTGGCAAGACAGATTACCGCACAATATGCAAGAGAAAATGAATCGCTCAAAGTCGTGACATGCTCAGGCCGAGTGGAAAAGGTGATTGCTGACAGCGTACAGCAGACAGAGCATGGCAACTACTTATCATTAGATCCAGAATCCTCTGAAAGTGTGATTCAATCAGTGGCGAGAGAAATTGAACAGCTTTCGCTTCGTCAGGAAACGCCGGTTCTATTGTGCTCACCTCCTATAAGAATGTACGTCAAGCAGCTGTTAGAAAGATATTTCCCGGATTTACCGGTACTATCTTATAACGAACTAGAAGCAAATGTGGAAGTACAGAGCATCGGAGTGGTGGATATCTAA
- the flhF gene encoding flagellar biosynthesis protein FlhF yields MKMKKITANSMQEATIQIRQQLGKDAVILNSKTVVKRKLFGLKKQQMVEVIAVLDQDFEERAGKGGHPAPPLQVFPKKEQVQHRPEEPSFAPEALKPVPSHTQPLEYARNERHAGILPDPLMAIDQKLKDQGLDDSIRDECLKGLLTKGAVKEDQIQKELEQLLTGMLPAHTSDEPMIRSKYIVLFGSTGAGKTTTIAKLAAKTAIQKQKKIAFITTDTYRIAAIEQLKTYAELLNAPLEVCYSREDFVKAQETFKEYDHIFVDTAGRNFKEEAYIKELTDIIPFDESFQSFLVMSATSKYQDMRAMVKRFEHVPIDQFIFTKVDETDTMGTIFQIITDSQIGLGFLTNGQNVPEDILEGSPLELTRMVLQ; encoded by the coding sequence ATGAAAATGAAAAAAATCACAGCGAATTCAATGCAGGAAGCAACGATTCAAATTAGGCAGCAGCTTGGGAAGGATGCCGTCATTTTAAATTCCAAAACCGTTGTGAAACGAAAGCTATTCGGTTTAAAGAAACAGCAAATGGTTGAAGTAATAGCTGTGCTGGATCAAGATTTTGAAGAAAGAGCGGGTAAAGGTGGACATCCTGCGCCTCCTCTTCAAGTATTTCCGAAAAAGGAGCAGGTGCAACACCGGCCTGAAGAGCCATCCTTTGCTCCTGAGGCATTGAAACCAGTACCTTCTCATACTCAGCCTTTAGAATATGCGAGGAATGAGCGGCATGCTGGTATTCTGCCCGATCCTCTCATGGCAATCGATCAAAAGCTTAAGGATCAAGGTCTTGATGATTCAATTCGAGACGAATGCCTAAAAGGTCTTTTAACGAAGGGTGCTGTCAAGGAAGATCAAATTCAAAAAGAACTTGAACAACTGCTGACAGGTATGCTGCCGGCTCATACCTCTGATGAGCCGATGATTCGTTCAAAATACATTGTGCTGTTTGGTTCAACTGGGGCTGGTAAAACAACAACAATTGCAAAGCTGGCTGCCAAAACTGCCATTCAGAAGCAAAAGAAAATCGCTTTTATTACAACAGATACGTACCGAATTGCAGCGATCGAACAACTGAAAACATACGCGGAACTGCTCAATGCACCGCTTGAGGTTTGTTATTCGAGAGAGGATTTTGTGAAAGCTCAAGAGACCTTTAAAGAGTATGATCATATTTTCGTAGACACAGCCGGTCGTAACTTTAAAGAAGAAGCGTATATCAAAGAGCTGACAGACATTATTCCATTTGATGAAAGCTTTCAAAGTTTCCTAGTGATGAGTGCGACCTCGAAGTATCAGGACATGAGAGCCATGGTTAAACGATTTGAACACGTTCCAATCGACCAATTCATTTTTACAAAGGTAGATGAAACAGACACGATGGGAACAATCTTTCAAATCATTACAGACTCTCAAATCGGACTTGGCTTTTTAACAAATGGTCAAAATGTACCTGAGGATATTCTTGAGGGCTCTCCTCTTGAATTAACAAGGATGGTCTTACAATGA
- the flhB gene encoding flagellar biosynthesis protein FlhB codes for MMTRLRLDLQFFAGEKTEKATPKKRQDSRKKGQVAKSTDVNTAISFLLIFLSFFFIGPFMKERIIALIERFYSTTMLMKVSTSNIHQLFVELLQETGLLLMPILGVGMLAGVISNYLQVGFLFSTEVIKPKLEKLDPIKGFKRIYSIRALVELLKSILKIGFVGFATFIALWMHFDEILRLPLLTAEETLHFVANMTLIMGLYAAGALMVLAGLDYMYQKFDYEKNLRMSKQDIKDEYKKSEGDPLIKSKIKQRQREMAMRRMMQEVPKADVIITNPTHYAIALKYDEEKMDAPFVVAKGTDILALKIRTIAKEHDIMTVENRPLARALYDQVDIDQAVPEEYFKAIAEILAYVYKTKQKIL; via the coding sequence TGATGACAAGGCTTAGACTAGACTTGCAATTTTTCGCAGGTGAAAAAACAGAAAAAGCAACGCCGAAAAAGAGACAAGATTCACGTAAAAAAGGTCAGGTTGCCAAAAGTACCGACGTCAATACAGCCATCTCATTTCTATTAATCTTTTTATCATTCTTTTTTATTGGGCCTTTTATGAAAGAGCGTATTATTGCGCTCATTGAACGTTTTTATTCAACAACCATGCTAATGAAGGTTAGCACATCTAATATTCATCAACTATTCGTGGAATTGCTTCAGGAAACAGGGCTCCTTCTCATGCCAATCCTTGGTGTTGGTATGCTGGCAGGCGTCATCAGTAACTATTTACAAGTTGGCTTTCTCTTTTCAACAGAAGTCATCAAACCGAAATTAGAAAAGCTAGATCCTATCAAAGGTTTTAAACGGATATACAGTATTCGAGCCCTCGTAGAGCTATTAAAATCTATTTTGAAAATTGGTTTTGTTGGTTTTGCGACATTTATTGCACTTTGGATGCACTTTGATGAAATTCTGCGGCTTCCTTTATTAACAGCAGAGGAAACCCTTCATTTCGTCGCAAATATGACCTTGATTATGGGTCTATATGCAGCAGGCGCTCTAATGGTCTTAGCAGGGCTTGATTATATGTATCAGAAATTTGATTATGAAAAAAACTTGCGGATGTCCAAACAAGACATTAAAGATGAGTATAAAAAATCTGAGGGTGACCCGCTCATAAAATCAAAGATTAAACAGCGCCAGCGGGAAATGGCCATGAGACGGATGATGCAGGAAGTCCCAAAAGCGGACGTCATCATTACAAACCCAACCCACTATGCAATTGCTTTAAAATATGACGAAGAAAAGATGGACGCGCCCTTTGTTGTGGCAAAGGGAACAGATATTTTGGCTTTGAAAATTAGAACGATTGCGAAAGAGCACGATATCATGACCGTAGAAAACCGGCCGCTCGCTCGTGCACTATATGATCAGGTCGACATCGACCAAGCGGTGCCAGAGGAATACTTTAAGGCGATCGCAGAAATTTTAGCTTACGTATATAAAACGAAACAAAAGATTTTATGA